From Streptomyces chrestomyceticus JCM 4735, one genomic window encodes:
- a CDS encoding TetR/AcrR family transcriptional regulator, with the protein MREPDGPAGAPNRAGDTRRCIIGAVLRIIGRDGVAAVTNRRIAKEAGVSPGSVTYHFATQHDLLRESLLRFVAEETRRFTELAEDSRLDRIGLPEAAALVGQVAGGTEFDSEHIAPFELYVQAGRDERLRAAAAECFAAYDRLAARILTALGVADAERLAGTVVALVTGQQLRRLATGSTAEDLVDALLLLARGAAPDVPASVPAARERGV; encoded by the coding sequence GTGCGCGAGCCGGACGGCCCCGCCGGTGCGCCGAACCGGGCGGGGGACACCCGGCGTTGCATCATCGGCGCCGTCCTGCGCATCATCGGCCGCGACGGTGTCGCCGCCGTCACCAACCGGCGCATCGCCAAGGAGGCCGGTGTCTCGCCGGGGTCGGTGACGTACCACTTCGCGACCCAGCACGACCTGCTGCGGGAGAGCCTGCTGCGGTTCGTCGCCGAGGAGACCCGGCGCTTCACCGAACTGGCCGAGGACAGCCGTCTCGACCGCATCGGACTGCCCGAGGCCGCCGCGCTGGTCGGGCAGGTCGCGGGCGGTACGGAGTTCGACAGCGAGCACATCGCGCCGTTCGAACTGTACGTCCAGGCGGGCCGCGACGAACGGCTGCGGGCCGCGGCCGCCGAGTGCTTCGCCGCGTACGACCGGCTCGCCGCCCGCATCCTGACGGCGCTGGGCGTCGCCGACGCCGAGCGGCTGGCGGGCACCGTGGTCGCCCTGGTCACGGGACAGCAGTTGCGGCGCCTGGCCACCGGTTCGACCGCCGAGGACCTGGTCGACGCCTTGCTGTTGCTGGCCAGGGGCGCGGCACCGGATGTCCCCGCGTCCGTCCCGGCGGCACGGGAGCGCGGCGTCTGA